In Streptomyces sp. P3, one DNA window encodes the following:
- a CDS encoding phosphoribosyltransferase produces MSGDAEPARENLTYEQFGTAVRELAQSIADDGYVPDVVLSIARGGVFVAGGLAYALDCKNLHLVNVEFYTGVGTTLDMPVMLAPVPDVIDFSDKKVLITDDVADTGKTLKLVRDFCLDAVAEVRSAVVYEKPQSLVKCEYVWKRTDDWINFPWSVLPVVRKSGEPVTPSKEAL; encoded by the coding sequence GTGAGCGGCGACGCGGAGCCGGCGCGCGAGAACCTCACCTACGAGCAGTTCGGGACGGCCGTCCGGGAGCTCGCGCAGTCCATCGCGGACGACGGCTACGTCCCGGACGTCGTGCTGAGCATCGCCCGCGGCGGTGTCTTCGTCGCCGGCGGACTCGCCTACGCGCTCGACTGCAAGAATCTCCACCTGGTGAACGTCGAGTTCTACACCGGCGTCGGAACCACACTCGACATGCCCGTCATGCTCGCGCCCGTTCCCGACGTCATCGACTTCTCCGACAAGAAGGTCCTCATAACCGACGACGTCGCCGACACGGGGAAGACGCTGAAACTCGTCCGCGACTTCTGCCTGGACGCCGTCGCCGAGGTGCGCAGCGCCGTCGTCTACGAGAAGCCGCAGTCGCTCGTGAAGTGCGAGTACGTGTGGAAGCGAACGGACGACTGGATCAACTTCCCGTGGAGTGTGCTGCCTGTAGTCCGTAAGTCGGGGGAACCTGTCACCCCGTCCAAGGAAGCGCTCTGA